The Aedes albopictus strain Foshan chromosome 2, AalbF5, whole genome shotgun sequence region AAacgattcaaaacaaacaaacgaACGCAAACGAGCGTAGTTTGTAcgcagattttcccgtttttccggTGTTTATGCTACTTTTTAGAAAAGGTTTTCCGCGATACAGTTCCGCGCCAAGAGTGTCAGTGTTTTCGATCGATACTTTAGTGCATAATTAAAAGGTCGGTCGCTGTTCTCGCCGATAAAGGCAGTGTGTGAAAACGGTGAAAACAGTCGGCAACGACGATGAGTGCCAAAAAGGAACCGGAGACGATTGGCTTCTGGCTGCCGTTCCAGGGCAGCAGCGCCCCCAAGATGGACATTCTAACGCCGCACAAGTTGGCCGTGGTGTTCCTGATCCAGGAGTATCTTTCGCTGAAGAAAACTGCCGAAGAGACGCCGCAGCTGGAATTTACGGCGCGTGATCGGCGGAAGTTTTGCTTGCTGCTGCTGAAGCTGATTCAGTATCCGGACATGGCGTATAAGGATTTGTATGGGTTGCTTACCTCGCCGGTGTATGGCATCCATCGGGCCCATTTGGAGGAGTTCGAGAAGCTGATGAAGATGTTGAAGACCGTAGGAATCGAGGTGAGTTTTCGGGAGGCGTTCCGTTATATCCATTttaccataaatttctccagaataaaaGTTTTCCGTTTGTTTCCAGATTTTGTTCGATCTGTACACCGTGCTGGAGAAGCTAGTGTCCGACAACGCCAGTAGCTATCAAGTTGGAATCGTAGGGCTGTACTTGCGTCGCGTGTTTGTCACACTGGACAAAATGAACTTTCCGGAGTTTATGGCGCTGTATCGGAATTCGATTGGCTACTACGAGAAAGGCGTTCGGGCCGTGCAGATATCGAGTAGTGCTTTCTCGAACAGCGAGAGCTTCATGAAACTGGACGCCCAGGCAGTTTACAAACCTGGGAATTCTAGCTCCAAGTGGTCCACGAAGCAAGCGGAGCTTTTCGTCGCTCAGCAGAGCACCCTGCTGCAGAATAACGAGATGGACGCGTTGAAGCCGAAGGAAATGCAAACCAGATTGAATGAGATTATTCACGATCACCCACTGTATTCGCAGGCATATTTCTTGAGTTATTTGAACAGCGTGCGAGTGAGAGATTTTTTCAATGCCGTGGATGCACTCCATCGGTCCTTTGATAGGAATACACTGAATTCAATGGCGTTGGCGCAGGACAGCAAGGAGTACCAGTACTCATCTTTGAATCTGGCCATCTTACACGCCCAGTTCAACCACAGTGAAGAAGCTCTTGCAAGTCTGAGAGAATGTATCATGCTGGCCCAGGAGAATAGCGATAAAATCTGTCTGCAGTTGGCGCATTCCTGGCTCTGTCTTCTAGACCCAAGCAAACCACATTTTTCTGAGAAGAATATTGCCAACAAAGAACTGATCACGTTGGTACATTCCATTTCACTTGGCATTCAATCGTTGGTGAAGTCATCCGCTGCCACCGGATACACTCCGGCAAAATTGTTCGAGGTTTTACTGAAAAGTGACATTCTTAATTGTCAAACTTCGATGATAGACCTGATCGCCAACGGAATATCAGAAAGAGCCGCCCTCTGGGCCATGTATGGTAAAAACGAAGTGTCATCGCTCTGTTCGCAGTTGTTGCTCAACTCCGACTTGAAGTCTCTGGGCAAGACCTACAATGGCGAAGGCATTTGTCAGGCCCTATGCTCACTAGTCATCTGGTTGGCACTTCAAGGGGAATTTCATTTGGCACTGATCGTCCTAAAGCACACCAGAGAACGGTTTCCTCGATATCCCCTCTCAAAATCGTGGATGACGGTTGATCACTACATCAGCTCGATGCAGGCCATCTTCCGCGGGGAATGGTCCGATGCCAGCAACGCGTGCTACCAACTTTACACCTTGGACAAACATTTGTCGCTACTACAGCGGACCCGTCTTGCATTAGCTCGTCTGAACATCAAATCCGCTGATCTGCTGCTTCGCAAACTGCTCGAAGACGATACTGTAGAGCCTCTAAATCGTACTAGGGCTCTGTTGCTGAATGCACACTTGCTCACTATGTCGCCAGCCACAACCAAAATGGAGGTGAGTACAATTCAAAGTTATTTTCCTAAGGCCGAACGGGACAGAAACCGATGTCTGGTTCAGTGCATTTTATTTCGAGGTGCTAGATTTAAATTCAGACAGCAGttcaataaaaaaatgcatttcttaTTTAATTCCACAGGTAGTCAACGTTCTGAATGAGGCCCTTGCCATCGCCAACAAAAACTATCTGGACTACGAAAAAGCTCTCGTGGAAATGCACTTTGCCCACGTTTTGCTGGCGATGAAACTACCCCATCAGGCACTGAAATCCGTCCGCACGTGCCTGGAGAACATCCTAGCCAACGGTGGAATCTACGACAGGGCAAAGGTGCTGTTTCTGTTCGTAAAGTGCATCCTGGCTGTGGAACAAAGCCCCACAAACAAAATGGCCAAAATTGGTCAGTGCATTCCCATGCTGGAGCAGGCGGTGGAGCACTTCCAGAAGCTGGAGTGCTACGTCAAGGTGAAGGACGTGTTCATTTTTCTGGCGACGTTCTTCCACGAGATGCAGATGCACGAAGAACGCAACAAGTACGCGTACAAGTATCGGCAAATCGAGGAGCAGTACCCAACGGCACGTGAGTATTTAGATATATTCTTTTAATACATTTTCGTAACAATTACTGCACAAGAAACATAAGTTATTTGCTCCGAACTCGCCATTATTTTCTGTCTCGCTATCTCTCTTACTTACCTTGGGGGAAACGCGAACACTCGTTACTCCATACTTGTGGCCCAGCAGCGGTGAGAAGGGTTCCTCGCAGAAACCATTGCCGGCCACCCAACGCCAGACGCGAACCGTTTTATCACTGCAAGATATGAATTGAGGAAAATGTTAGGATAGGAATTTTACTATTGGTCACGATCACGAAGCATTAAAAGTGTCTTAATACGAGCTCAAGTACAAATTGCATtacgcagcatccatttattatgtaTCACTAAACTCGGCATTTTACCCTTCATGATTAAATGGCTTATAGTATGAACATTCTAAATTTTTTGTGGGATGTAACGCTTAGCTATACTCCTCCTCTCCATCTTAAACgtaacgtaatttgtggacgacgcCTTGTCATTAGGAAAATGTTTGTAGTTACTAGTACAGAATGTGAGATTATCAAGCAATAGTAGTCGATATATTATGTCGATTGAGGTGTGGAAGTTCCGAATTCTTATCCTAATCTTATCGAAACAATCTTTCCAGATGTCTTACTTTAACGTCTACAGTAAACCGGCCTACATTTGTATGGCAAGAAAAAATAGTAGTCAAAATCCAGGGTGAATCCTCTAGGGCTCTGTTAAATACTGGGTGAGAAGAGTAATCTGAAAGATTAAGCTCAAATACATGGGAAATGGGATTCAGCATGTCGGTTTATCACGCTTAATTTGGCTCAGAATGTAACGCAGTTGAAACTCTAAGCCCTAGGTTGTACCGATGCACAATGAGCGATTTCCATACAAGCAGACGGGAGAACATATTTGCGTCATTTATTTTTCGTTTTCTAAAGTATGATGTTGTCTATATTATATATGTGTAGATGTATTGCGTATTGATTGCGTACTGAACATTCTACCACATTCTACCATATGAGAGCCATGAGtcctctgaacaactttgctgaagacgcgaACTTTCTAGTTGGCCTGGATCATGAGATAATCATGAGGAAAACCATTTCTTGAAAATCCACTTATTTTAATAACACACTAACGCCACCTATCGGTGGAATCAAACATTCAGCCTACTCTTCTTCTTCGTTCTGTCGCCACCTTGACAGTGACTATGGGGATGGCATAGCTTTTATCGCTATATTGCCAGCGGTTTTGTTATTCAGCCTATACTCAATACTACAAGTCATCTGAGCAATACTTGCGAAGACCGCAACTTGATAGAAGCTATACATTTCAAGCTATAGGTAGTGTCTTGTATGATCCGATTTTCAGGTGTTGCAAAACATTtcagggtgctgcaatattcaaataaacaggaattctataaatactaacaatatgttaaatgaaagctttgaatttatatattgtgggaaaaaatgcaagaactggacagtcaaaataactagctaattccaaaactgattaacatagTAGATATTGTGTGGTAGTAACGCCGCAGTGTCCCACCCCTGCACCACTTGAGTTTGACAATACGTAAATCGACATCGATCAACGACCGGCTCAGTCGGCAAACGCTTTCGTCGAGCAAGCACCGCATCGAAGCTCGGCCTCTTTCGTCGCCCGACAGTCAAGCGAGCAGGTTGTAAAGCAAGCCCTCCGCTTACGAGTGCGAACAGCAAATGGCGGAATtccacatttggcgatcctgccaggagtaaAATTTCCGCCACTTTCAGTTTCAGTTCGCTTTACTCGTAAGCGGGGGGCAATGCTTAGTGATAAATTAGTCCATTGATTTGTGAAGAAAATAACGTTTTTCCGCAGTGCGTTGTAGTGGATTTTTGCTAGTCGCGAGTGCAAGTGAAAGGTGGTGAAAAACGGAAGCTGCTGCTGCCTTTTTGGAGCTGTGGAAATTGGAGACCCGTGAGTGAACTTTTCCTGCTTCGTGAATCAGCTGGAACCCCGGATACGGACTTACCGGACATTACAGGTCAGTGTTAAACTGAAATGGAGTGGAAAGAAGTGCTCTAGGATGCACGCGATTGTTTTTTTAGGTTAGATTTTTTTCTTATACAGTACAGTCGCGTTGCGATGCGAAGCGAATGATCCCCAGATTTAGGTTAGGTGCCAAAGAATGAGTTTTCATCGAGTCTCCACTATGTGAATCAACTGTGGCAAACTTCGGTCGTCATGATTCGGTAACCTAACCAAAACCCGTTGATGAGATTGATAAGCATCTTATCCTTAAACTATTTAAATTAAAGGAAATTGAAATTTGTTAAATGCTTGGGAGCATTGTAAACGTGCATAGAAGCAAGACATAAcggaaaattttaggaaaaagACAAGTGTTTGACATTTACAACTCTGGTTTTCTTTCAATCTTTTCTACagggaaaaaaaaacaattggagtGAATATATTATCAGTTTTCTAAAGAACGACCAAACATTTTCATTCATATTCAAACATTTTTACGTGCCTGGGAAGATCGACTGAATTGTTGTTGAGTTAATTTAGTATAATACTTTGAAAGGTAATTTTTTGCTTCGAATTCTAGATTTTATACGGTATTCTTGAAGTTAATAGGAATCATTTTTAATAGGTTATCATTTTTCAAAACGTTTTAGTGTATTCATACAATTGTGCATTCCAGATGAGTAATATATTATTTCACTTTTCAAGATCGAGATTTTCAACGAGTTAAATGATTTAAATTATCGTTGAATTATATGGTGTATGATGTGGTAAAATAAATGGTCTTTTTTACATTCATAGTGATGGTCTCAACTGAACGAAGTTAAAGTAGAATGTATTTAGAGTCGCTTGCAATACGGAAAGTCTTCTTTTGTGCTTGCTTTGGAAATCCATGGAATCTTTCGGCAGAACCGCTATTTTATATTCGCTGGATCAATGGACCAGCATGACGATTATTCTTGTTGAATAATCTAACATTCCAGTAGTTTTATATAGCTATCAAACGAAGCGAACACCGCTCTAGATTGCGCTGAATCGGGATGATCAGCATGATGATTATTCTGGTTGAATAATCTAAATGTTAACTGTTTTTTGGCTTTCGCTGGATCAGGTGGTCCAGCATGATGATTATTCTTGTTGAATAATCAAATATTTCACTAAGTAAAGGAGGCAAACAGATTTGTTGTGCC contains the following coding sequences:
- the LOC134288489 gene encoding anaphase-promoting complex subunit 5-like yields the protein MSAKKEPETIGFWLPFQGSSAPKMDILTPHKLAVVFLIQEYLSLKKTAEETPQLEFTARDRRKFCLLLLKLIQYPDMAYKDLYGLLTSPVYGIHRAHLEEFEKLMKMLKTVGIEILFDLYTVLEKLVSDNASSYQVGIVGLYLRRVFVTLDKMNFPEFMALYRNSIGYYEKGVRAVQISSSAFSNSESFMKLDAQAVYKPGNSSSKWSTKQAELFVAQQSTLLQNNEMDALKPKEMQTRLNEIIHDHPLYSQAYFLSYLNSVRVRDFFNAVDALHRSFDRNTLNSMALAQDSKEYQYSSLNLAILHAQFNHSEEALASLRECIMLAQENSDKICLQLAHSWLCLLDPSKPHFSEKNIANKELITLVHSISLGIQSLVKSSAATGYTPAKLFEVLLKSDILNCQTSMIDLIANGISERAALWAMYGKNEVSSLCSQLLLNSDLKSLGKTYNGEGICQALCSLVIWLALQGEFHLALIVLKHTRERFPRYPLSKSWMTVDHYISSMQAIFRGEWSDASNACYQLYTLDKHLSLLQRTRLALARLNIKSADLLLRKLLEDDTVEPLNRTRALLLNAHLLTMSPATTKMEVVNVLNEALAIANKNYLDYEKALVEMHFAHVLLAMKLPHQALKSVRTCLENILANGGIYDRAKVLFLFVKCILAVEQSPTNKMAKIGQCIPMLEQAVEHFQKLECYVKVKDVFIFLATFFHEMQMHEERNKYAYKYRQIEEQYPTAREYLDIFF